A single genomic interval of Coccidioides posadasii str. Silveira chromosome 1, complete sequence harbors:
- a CDS encoding uncharacterized protein (EggNog:ENOG410PRP5~COG:S~TransMembrane:1 (i191-213o)) yields MISQRSARSGFAAASTCRTNVTMLIFPVPLRQRAICHGVAHFSSSSAARKPVSPSDKSSQVQPVSHSASSSTSTSVHPHLPSALNPPQSTRPAQLELPEKSANSSGMFKYYISLGKAYYAFYKTGLKNVYHNYRAAAPIRKRLGFSGYLPTSLPPRSLSGTAAFEQLVRKEGVTRAEFQLLRRSAYDIRRMIPFVLILIVCGEFTPLIVLALGSRVTPLTCRIPKQLEKERRLKLDRKSAALRAAVTSFEKEWLNATTLPKSIPSAVRHASANDILSSCAVLGLSKSHRLPAYIPGFMQATFVNLVYRPKLRRWLEYLSVDDSLMREAGGAAGLTADEVRIAVEERGGVDVGADRIRDEEKVKIMRRWLGRWIEDGGKA; encoded by the coding sequence ATGATCTCTCAACGCTCAGCTCGCAGCGGCTTTGCTGCTGCCTCCACCTGCCGGACGAATGTCACGATGCTTATATTTCCCGTACCACTCCGTCAGAGAGCCATTTGTCATGGGGTCGCTCatttttcatcttcctccGCGGCCAGAAAACCAGTCTCACCTTCCGACAAATCATCACAAGTTCAGCCTGTCTCCCACTCCGCCTCGTCCTCAACGTCTACCTCCGTACACCCCCACCTACCGTCCGCCTTAAACCCACCGCAAAGCACACGGCCTGCACAGCTTGAACTTCCCGAAAAATCAGCGAATTCCAGTGGAATGTTCAAGTATTACATATCTTTGGGAAAGGCATACTACGCGTTTTACAAGACTGGTTTGAAGAACGTATATCACAACTATCGCGCCGCCGCGCCGATTCGCAAGAGGCTGGGGTTTTCAGGGTACTTACCTACTTCTCTGCCTCCGCGCTCTCTATCCGGAACCGCGGCCTTTGAGCAGCTTGTCAGGAAAGAGGGTGTAACGCGAGCAGAGTTTCAGCTACTAAGACGAAGCGCCTATGACATTAGGAGGATGATACCTTTTGTTTTAATTTTGATAGTCTGCGGAGAATTCACGCCATTGATCGTGCTGGCGTTGGGATCACGGGTCACACCCCTGACTTGCAGGATTCCCAAACAGCTTGAGAAAGAAAGGCGGCTAAAATTGGATCGGAAGAGCGCTGCGCTTCGTGCGGCTGTTACTTCGTTCGAAAAGGAATGGCTTAACGCAACTACATTGCCGAAATCCATACCTTCGGCCGTCCGGCATGCGTCCGCGAACGACATCCTGAGCTCTTGTGCCGTGCTCGGCTTGTCCAAGTCGCACCGTCTGCCAGCTTATATACCAGGGTTTATGCAGGCTACATTTGTGAATTTGGTGTATCGGCCGAAGTTGAGGAGATGGTTAGAGTACTTATCCGTCGATGATTCGTTGATGAGGGAAGCTGGAGGTGCGGCAGGTTTAACTGCAGATGAAGTGAGAATTGCAGTGGAGGAGAGAGGCGGAGTGGATGTTGGAGCCGATCGGATTAGGGATGAGGAGAAAGTAAAGATAATGCGCAGATGGCTGGGGCGATGGATAGAAGATGGTGGGAAGGCCTAA